The segment AAGAGCTAGCCAATTGGCCGTTTAACATATTTTTTTAAGTAACTTCAGTTGCTTAGATATGGGTGATGGAGAAGCGATAACACGACTCTTAGGATAGGCTGCACAGTGATGGTGCGAAAAGGATGGCGGCGTGCACTTTCACACACCATTTAGCGAGTAGCAGGTGCTAAAACAAGTCTAAAAAGAGCGTTGAGTCGGCATCACTTTATTTTCAAATATCTGTTTATAAAGAGTAAGTTTTAAAAGGGTGGGTTTTAGGCTTGCCTTTTGCAGCTATCTGGACAACAAGTTAGTTAACAAGGGATAAGCGCTCATTGCTTGGCGATGGCAGCGAATAACTCCAAAGCCGTTAGAAAAACAAGTAGCCGAATGTGTAGCTGTTAGAAAATCTTCATTTGTTTGAAGAGATTATTGTAAAGAGTAATGCACCGATGAAGGTGCGCTGTGGCAACGACGTCCAGCCCTCTTCTCTCAATGCGTTTATATAGAGCATTAGAGAAAGGGACTGGGCGTTTTTTTATGCCCGGTATTTATATACGTATATACGGCGTTCAGGTAAGACCCGAGGAGTAGTTATGCGTGGGGCAAAAGCAGGGCAGCAGACCAAAACGACGCAGCAAGCCAAAACCACATGCCCGTACTGTGGCGTTGGCTGTGGCGTGACGGCAACCGTTGAAGCGGGCACGCTGAGCGCTGTCGAGGGCGACCGCGAGCATCCGGCGAACTACGGGCGGCTGTGTGTCAAAGGTTCTGCGCTACACGAAACCTTGGGACATCAAGGGCGGCTGACTCACCCTCGCGTAGATGGTGTTGAGGTCTCCTGGGACATCGCGCTAAGCACTACTGCCGAGCGTTTAAACGCCCTACGCACTGAACATGGCAATGATACAGTTGCAGCGTACCTTTCCGGCCAGCTGCTTACCGAAGACTATTATGTCGCCAATAAGCTGTTTAAAGGCTTTTTGAGCACGCCCCATTTAGATACCAATTCGCGGCTCTGCATGGCCTCAGCGGTGGCCGGGTACAAGCGTGCCTTCGGTGCGGATGCGGTGCCGTGTAACTACGAGGATTTGGAAGAGGCGGAGCTGATCGTGCTGGTGGGTTCCAACCTGGCTTGGAACCACCCGGTGCTCTATCAGCGCATTAAAGTGGCTAAAGAGCGCAATCCGCTGATGCGCTTGGTGGTGATCGACCCGCGGGTCACCGATAGCTGCGAAATCGCCGACCTCTACCTGGGGATTAAGCCAGGCAGCGATGCTTCTCTGTTTAACGGCCTGCTGGCGTGGATGGCGCAGCGCCGCAAGCTCGATACCCTTTACCTTGAGCGCCACACTGAAGGGTTTGACGATGCCCTGGCGGCGGCCCAGCAAACCGCGGGTTCGGTGGCGGAGGTAGCGGCGGCCTGCGATGTCGACCCCGAGCGCCTGGAAACCTTTTATTACTGGTTCGCCAGTCAGTTGCATGTGGTCACCCTCTACTCCCAGGGCGTTAACCAGTCTGCCAGCGGCACCGATAAATGCAACGCGATTATTAACTGCCATTTGGCTGGCGGCAAAATCGGCTTGCCGGGGGCGGGGCCGTTCTCGATTACTGGCCAGCCCAACGCCATGGGTGGCCGCGAAGTGGGGGGGTTAGCCAACCAGCTAGCCGCGCATATGGATTACCACACCCCAGGCGCTCTCGATCTGGTCAGCCGCTTCTGGGCTACCGACAGCCTTACACCAATCCTGCCGGAAGGGCCCGGTTATAAAGCAGTGGAGCTATTTGAAGCTATCGAGCGTGGCGAAATAAAAGCGTTGTGGGTGATGGCCACCAACCCCGCGATTAGTCTGCCAGATGCTGCGCGGGTGCGTGCTGCGCTGGAAAAATGTCCGCTGGTGATTGTTTCCGAGTGCGCTGCCCATACCGACCTGCTGCCTTATGCCGACATTGTGCTGCCTGCCTCGGGGTGGTCGGAAAAAGATGGCACCGTGACTAATTCCGAACGGCGTATTTCTCGCCAGCGGGGCATGCTGCCACCCCCCGGTGAGGCCCGCCACGACTGGTGGATAATGTGCGAAGTGGCGAAACGGTTGGGGTTTGCCGAGGCGTTTAACTACACGCACCCCTGGGAGATTTTCGACGAGCACGCTCGCCTCTCTGGGTTTGAAAACGGACTTGAAAACGGCTTTGATAACATCACGGTGCCCGGCAGCCCGCAGCGGTTGTTTGATATATCGGGTTTGGTGGGCCTGGGCCGGGATGGCTATGACGCCTTAGCACCCATTCAATGGCCGGTCACAAAGGCCGCACCCCATGGCACTGCTCGGCTGTTTGAAGATGGCGAGTTTGCCACCCCAAATGGCCGCGCCAAGCTGCTGGCGATACATCCCCAAGGGCCTGAACAGGCGCTGAGTGCCGCCTACCCGCTGCGTTTGAACACCGGCCGGATTCGTGATCAATGGCACACCATGACCCGCACTGCGCGCTCACCGCGGTTAATGAATCACCGCGCCGAACCCTTTATGGATGTGCACCCAGAGGATGCCCACACCGCCGGTGTAACCGATCAAGGGCTAGCGGTGTTAACCGCCGCGAAAGGCGAATTTCGTGCCCGGGTGCGGGTCTCCAATGCCCAGCGCCGCGGTGAGGTCTTTGTGCCTATCCACTG is part of the Halomonas alkaliantarctica genome and harbors:
- a CDS encoding nitrate reductase, with protein sequence MRGAKAGQQTKTTQQAKTTCPYCGVGCGVTATVEAGTLSAVEGDREHPANYGRLCVKGSALHETLGHQGRLTHPRVDGVEVSWDIALSTTAERLNALRTEHGNDTVAAYLSGQLLTEDYYVANKLFKGFLSTPHLDTNSRLCMASAVAGYKRAFGADAVPCNYEDLEEAELIVLVGSNLAWNHPVLYQRIKVAKERNPLMRLVVIDPRVTDSCEIADLYLGIKPGSDASLFNGLLAWMAQRRKLDTLYLERHTEGFDDALAAAQQTAGSVAEVAAACDVDPERLETFYYWFASQLHVVTLYSQGVNQSASGTDKCNAIINCHLAGGKIGLPGAGPFSITGQPNAMGGREVGGLANQLAAHMDYHTPGALDLVSRFWATDSLTPILPEGPGYKAVELFEAIERGEIKALWVMATNPAISLPDAARVRAALEKCPLVIVSECAAHTDLLPYADIVLPASGWSEKDGTVTNSERRISRQRGMLPPPGEARHDWWIMCEVAKRLGFAEAFNYTHPWEIFDEHARLSGFENGLENGFDNITVPGSPQRLFDISGLVGLGRDGYDALAPIQWPVTKAAPHGTARLFEDGEFATPNGRAKLLAIHPQGPEQALSAAYPLRLNTGRIRDQWHTMTRTARSPRLMNHRAEPFMDVHPEDAHTAGVTDQGLAVLTAAKGEFRARVRVSNAQRRGEVFVPIHWTDCFTRQARSSALIDSITDPLSGQPESKHGAVALAPLATDWQATLLVADGATESTPWCTSAYWTLIPMRGCQRWQLANTQSVNDWLAQLKTWLPGDVSVISQDPTNGRLRAACVENDQLRWWLMVGPPKELPGLAWLEARFNEAALSDTHRRRLLAGCDDGAADTGPVVCSCHQVGQTTIVNAIREGDTSVEALGARLACGTQCGSCIPELKSLIEEERPNAHTKQPLATEVV